The Candidatus Margulisiibacteriota bacterium region GTGACCTAGCGGAAATTAAACCGACGGATATTTTGTTTGATCCTTGTTGTGGCACGGGTGGGTTTTTAATTGCTGGTTTGCATCATATGCTCAACAAAGCCACAACTGCCAAACAGAGAGATAAGATTAAGAAGAATCAAATATATGGCTTTGAGTTGCGCCCGGATATGTTCTCGATGGCCACTACCAATATGATTTTACGCGGCGATGGAAAAAGTAATTTGCTCTGCGATAATTTTCTTGAGCAAAACAGTGTGGATTTACGCAAGAAAAAATTTACGGTCGGTTTTATGAACCCGCCGTATTCGCAGGCCAAAAATAAAGACACTGCGCATCTCTCCGAGATAAATTTTGTTCAACATTTGTTGGATAGCATGGCTGATGGCGCGCGTGTAGTAGTAATTATCCCGCAATCTACCATGGTTGGCAAACGCAATGAGGATAAAGCAATTAAACGTGAGATACTAAAGCAGCATACATTGAAAGGTGTGATTACCTTAAATAAAAACACTTTTTATCGTGTTGGCACAAATCCCTGTATCGCAGTATTCATTTGTCATCAGCCGCATCCTGCCGAATATGAAGCTAAGTTTATAGATTTTGGAGACGACGGTTTTGTGGTCAATAAACATATCGGGCTGATGAAAACAGAACGTGCCAAAGAAAAGAGAGCCCGCCTGCTGGCTTGTTGGAATCACAACACCGATGCGGAAACCAGGTTTATGGTCAAAACAAAAGTTGACGCGGACGACGAATGGTTGCACTCTTTTTATTATTTCAATGACGAGATTCCCGGCGACGCGGATTTTGAGAAAACGATGGCGGACTATTTAACTTTTGAGTTTAATATGATTATACATGGCAGAGGATATTTGTTTGGGCTAGAGAACGCATGATGAGCAAGCAACTAATGGATTGTAAATGGAAAGAATTCAGGATCGGTGATATTTTCGAAGTCTATACCGGATCATTATTGCCTAAAAAAGAATTGCGTAGTGGAAAAATCCCGAGAATTACCGCAAGCGAAACAAACAATGGAGTTGTTGGAACTTTCGCTACATCTAGCCATAAAAATTTCCGCCAATTATCAAATTTTATATCAATATCATTTCTTGGCGGAGTTTTTTATCAACCGTATTTAGCAAGCCTTGATATGAAAATTCATGCTGTAAAAATAAAAGGAAAATATTTAACTAAATATACTGCACATTTTTTAGTTACAGCGTTACATAAGACTGTTGCTGGTTTTTCTTACGGTGATCAATTATCTAGTACTGATTTACCAAGTAAAAAAATCTTATTGCCAATTGATAAAAATGATCAACCTGATTGGCAATTTATGGAAGACTATATGAAACAAAAAAAGAAAGTTTTAATTGGTGAGTATAAGCGATACTTAACAGTTGCCCCCCCCCCCCCCCTAGAAAAAATAGATAGACCGCCAAAGTGGAAAGAATTTGTTTTATCTTATATTTTTGAAATCAAGGCAACGAGTAGCAGTATTGATAAAAGTAAATTGAACGGAAAGAGCGGGAAAATACCATACATTACTAGAACGGATAAGGATAATGGTTATGATGGCTTTATTGGAAAACAGGAAAAATATAGTTTTGATAATGGGAATGTGATTTCTGTTGGGCTGGATACACAAACTGCTTTTTATCAACCGATAGCGTTTTACACAGGCCAGAATATTCAAGTGGTTTCTAACAAATATCTAAATCGATATGCTGCGATGTTTGTAATTCTGTTATTGAAACGGTTAATGACAAAATTTAGTTGGGGTGGTAATGGGGCAACTTTGACCAGATTAAAAAGGAGCAAAATATTACTACCAGTTGCCAAATCCGGCGAGCCTGACTATGAATATATGACCAACTATATGCGTCGCTTGGAAAGGAAACAACTAAAATGCTATGTGGATTATTTAACAAGTTGATTAAAGTTTTACTTTCAGCCACTCCGCTGTTTTTTGAGCGTTCAAATTCAAAATATTTTCCGGCTTGATGCCCTGTGCCAGAGCGACTGACATGGCTTTAGATACTTCACCGACCCGCGCGGCGACATGCGCGTCAGAATTGATGACCACCGGCATATTGTGTTCTCGCAAGATGCGCATAATTTCCAGACAGTTGTTGTACGAGCCGTGCCGCGCGAGGCCAAAAGAGGCGGTGTTAATTTCCACCAGCTTGCCGTATTCCTGCGCGGCGGCGATGACGGTTTCGTAGTCCAGCTTAAAGATCGGATTTTCAATATGGCCGAGAATATCCACATGCTGATTGGCAATGACCCGCAGGTACATTTCGGTATTTTGTTTTCTGCTCAAATCTTCCGGCGTGGTCACAGCGTGCGCGGACGCCACCACCACATCGAGCGAGGCCAGCATTTCCGGCTCCAGATCCAGCGCGCCGTTTTTGGCAATGATATTGACTTCCGCGCCGCGCAGGATCCGCACGCCGTGCAGATATTCCGGCAAAGCGCGCAGATTGTAAAAAAAATACTCATGCGCTCCGCCCGGCATCTGCGGCGCGTGATCGGTGATCGCCAGGATTTTTAAGCCGCGCTGTCTGGCGGCCAAAGCCATTTCGTCTATGGTAGAGTAAGCGTGCCCGCTGCCAATACTGTGTGTGTGCAAATCTGCTCTGATTTTCATTAAAATTGGCTACTGTGCTTCGGCTAGCTTGCTCAGTATCTCGTCGGGAACATCCGCGTTGTGGCTGACTTTTTGCACGTCGTCCACTTCCTCGATTT contains the following coding sequences:
- a CDS encoding restriction endonuclease subunit S, which translates into the protein MMSKQLMDCKWKEFRIGDIFEVYTGSLLPKKELRSGKIPRITASETNNGVVGTFATSSHKNFRQLSNFISISFLGGVFYQPYLASLDMKIHAVKIKGKYLTKYTAHFLVTALHKTVAGFSYGDQLSSTDLPSKKILLPIDKNDQPDWQFMEDYMKQKKKVLIGEYKRYLTVAPPPPLEKIDRPPKWKEFVLSYIFEIKATSSSIDKSKLNGKSGKIPYITRTDKDNGYDGFIGKQEKYSFDNGNVISVGLDTQTAFYQPIAFYTGQNIQVVSNKYLNRYAAMFVILLLKRLMTKFSWGGNGATLTRLKRSKILLPVAKSGEPDYEYMTNYMRRLERKQLKCYVDYLTS
- a CDS encoding phosphatase, which gives rise to MKIRADLHTHSIGSGHAYSTIDEMALAARQRGLKILAITDHAPQMPGGAHEYFFYNLRALPEYLHGVRILRGAEVNIIAKNGALDLEPEMLASLDVVVASAHAVTTPEDLSRKQNTEMYLRVIANQHVDILGHIENPIFKLDYETVIAAAQEYGKLVEINTASFGLARHGSYNNCLEIMRILREHNMPVVINSDAHVAARVGEVSKAMSVALAQGIKPENILNLNAQKTAEWLKVKL